The Arctopsyche grandis isolate Sample6627 chromosome 7, ASM5162203v2, whole genome shotgun sequence genome includes a window with the following:
- the LOC143914481 gene encoding interleukin enhancer-binding factor 2 homolog, whose translation MVRGGTRGGRGRRFGGRGGGGPYGGIPRPALRPPFDLALSELAFPRCRPAPDDTAFTQALLKRHTELTPTPAEQAAVLNLVTKIETVVENLAVLPGDFAAFQLLTVRHVGAFKQGTMLKGDNVAELVFVLKTLPTKEAVEGLANKVTDELKHLVQNDTDLRPDQIKMLTNEEGFCITNGEVSVRILVTTITPNLNKLKPNVHLDFEVLKGHTVAIGHTLWFEENAHHSSIRVLVRLLKDLCTRHTGLSCLTPWLLDALAYHAIMNNLSRQALPLNVAFRRVLQLLASGLFLPGSTGAPWPVRGLRSPAHSVLSSAQLDRATMTAQTLLRVLARGGHAYLLGLQDFEEGKDISCEITVWDGVVVSPLAPAYEPLGKNANADGDDFMYAAMDEESENNAVGETA comes from the exons ATGGTGAGGGGTGGAACGAGAGGTGGTAGAGGACGTAGATTTGGAGGTCGTGGTGGTGGTGGACCCTACGGAGGGATTCCACGTCCAGCTTTAAGACCTCCGTTCGATTTGGCACTGTCAGAGCTCGCCTTCCCTAGATGCCGACCAGCTCCAGATGACACTGCATTCACACAA gcTTTGCTCAAAAGACACACGGAGTTGACGCCGACTCCGGCCGAACAAGCAGCGGTGTTGAATTTGGTCACAAAAATAGAAACAGTAGTAGAAAACTTGGCCGTTTTGCCTGGAGACTTTGCCGCATTTCAATTGTTGACCGTCCGTCATGTCGGCGCTTTCAAACAAGGAACGATGCTCAAGGGCGACAATGTCGCCGAGCTGGTGTTCGTCCTAAAGACTCTGCCGACCAAGGAAGCCGTCGAAGGCTTGGCAAATAAG GTCACCGATGAGCTGAAACATCTAGTTCAAAATGACACCGACCTAAGACCGGATCAAATCAAAATGTTGACGAATGAAGAAGGATTTTGCATCACCAATGGTGAAGTTTCCGTGCGAATCCTCGTCACGACAATCACGCCGAATCTCAACAAACTTAAACCCAAT GTACATTTAGATTTCGAAGTCCTCAAAGGTCACACAGTTGCCATCGGACACACTCTCTGGTTCGAGGAGAACGCACATCATTCATCAATCCGA GTGCTTGTGAGACTGCTCAAAGACTTGTGCACCAGACACACCGGACTATCATGCCTGACTCCGTGGCTCCTTGACGCACTAGCATACCATGCAATAATGAACAACCTGAGCCGTCAAGCACTGCCCCTCAACGTTGCATTCCG ACGAGTGCTTCAACTCTTGGCTTCCGGATTATTTTTGCCGGGTTCGACCGGAGCGCCGTGGCCCGTACGAGGCCTAAGATCACCAGCTCACTCTGTGCTATCTTCTGCACAGTTGGATCGTGCGACTATGACCGCTCAGACGCTGCTCCGAGTCTTGGCACGCGGTGGCCACGCTTACTTACTCGGTTTGCAAGATTTCGAAGAAG gtAAAGATATTTCTTGTGAGATTACCGTGTGGGATGGAGTCGTCGTGTCTCCGCTTGCTCCGGCTTACGAACCCCTGGGGAAGAACGCGAATGCTGACGGTGATGATTTTATGTACGCTGCGATGGATGAAGAGTCGGAAAATAACGCGGTCGGAGAAACGGCTTAG
- the Chi gene encoding LIM domain-binding protein 2 Chi isoform X1 — MDRMDQGRHTPYFGQPDYRVYELNKRLQQRTEESDNLWWDAFATEFFEDDATLTLTFCLEDGPKRYTIGRTLIPRYFRSIFEGGVTELYYNMKHPKESFHNTSITLDCDQCTMVTHHGKPMFTKVCTEGRLILEFTFDDLMRIKSWHLAVRTHRELIPRSVVGHGPDHAVLDQLSKNITRQGITTSTLNYLRLCVILEPMQELMSRHKAYALSPRDCLKTTLFQKWQRMVAPPENLNYHDPDPLITVVQKTLKTKSQRPANKRRKRKGSTSGANSAPPVPSKKRSPGPNFSLASQDVMVVGEPSLMGGEFGDEDERLITRLENTQYDGGEVGGFHAEQGAWHPPGDRPGGGAPPPHPDQPPAKSPH, encoded by the exons GAGGCACACACCCTACTTTGGCCAACCAGATTATCGAGTCTACGAACTCAACAAGCGCTTGCAGCAGAGAACAGAG GAATCTGATAATTTGTGGTGGGACGCTTTCGCTACGGAGTTCTTTGAGGACGATGCCACTCTCACTCTCACGTTTTGCCTTGAAGATGGACCGAAGAGAtaca caaTAGGACGTACTTTAATACCAAGGTACTTCAGAAGTATATTTGAAGGCGGCGTTAccgaattatattataatatgaaacatCCGAAGGAATCctttcacaatacatcaattaCGCTCGACTGTGATCAATGTACAATGGTTACGCACCACGGTAAACCAATGTTTACCAAG GTATGTACGGAGGGTAGATTAATACTCGAGTTTACCTTTGACGACCTGATGCGGATAAAGTCGTGGCATTTGGCTGTGAGAACGCATAGAGAATTGATTCCAAGATCAGTAGTCGGACACGGCCCGGACCACGCCGTGCTCGATCAACTTAGTAAAAATATCACTCGGCAGGGTATCACGACGTCCACCCTTAATTACCTCAGG CTGTGCGTTATATTGGAACCAATGCAGGAGTTGATGTCTAGGCATAAAGCTTACGCTCTTTCTCCGAGGGACTGTCTAAAAACGACGCTATTCCAAAAATGGCAGCGCATGGTCGCTCCACCTG aaaatctcAATTATCATGATCCTGATCCCCTCATTACCGTAGTACAGAAAACTTTGaaaacaa AATCGCAAAGGCCGGCTAACAAGAGAAGAAAACGGAAAGGTTCAACCAGTGGCGCTAACAGTGCACCGCCAGTTCCTAGTAAAAAAAGATCTCCAGGACCAAATTTTTCTCTAGCATCTCAG GATGTGATGGTAGTGGGTGAGCCGTCGTTGATGGGAGGTGAATTTGGTGACGAGGACGAACGCCTTATTACACGATTAGAAAATACGCAATACGACGGTGGAGAGGTGGGCGGCTTTCACGCGGAGCAAGGAGCGTGGCATCCGCCCGGAGATCGACCTGGCGGAGGAGCCCCGCCGCCTCATCCCGACCAACCACCTGCAAAAAGTCCTCACTAG
- the Chi gene encoding LIM domain-binding protein 2 Chi isoform X2 — protein sequence MDRMDQGSVPVPRRHTPYFGQPDYRVYELNKRLQQRTEESDNLWWDAFATEFFEDDATLTLTFCLEDGPKRYTIGRTLIPRYFRSIFEGGVTELYYNMKHPKESFHNTSITLDCDQCTMVTHHGKPMFTKVCTEGRLILEFTFDDLMRIKSWHLAVRTHRELIPRSVVGHGPDHAVLDQLSKNITRQGITTSTLNYLRLCVILEPMQELMSRHKAYALSPRDCLKTTLFQKWQRMVAPPESQRPANKRRKRKGSTSGANSAPPVPSKKRSPGPNFSLASQDVMVVGEPSLMGGEFGDEDERLITRLENTQYDGGEVGGFHAEQGAWHPPGDRPGGGAPPPHPDQPPAKSPH from the exons ATCTGTCCCTGTTCCCAGGAGGCACACACCCTACTTTGGCCAACCAGATTATCGAGTCTACGAACTCAACAAGCGCTTGCAGCAGAGAACAGAG GAATCTGATAATTTGTGGTGGGACGCTTTCGCTACGGAGTTCTTTGAGGACGATGCCACTCTCACTCTCACGTTTTGCCTTGAAGATGGACCGAAGAGAtaca caaTAGGACGTACTTTAATACCAAGGTACTTCAGAAGTATATTTGAAGGCGGCGTTAccgaattatattataatatgaaacatCCGAAGGAATCctttcacaatacatcaattaCGCTCGACTGTGATCAATGTACAATGGTTACGCACCACGGTAAACCAATGTTTACCAAG GTATGTACGGAGGGTAGATTAATACTCGAGTTTACCTTTGACGACCTGATGCGGATAAAGTCGTGGCATTTGGCTGTGAGAACGCATAGAGAATTGATTCCAAGATCAGTAGTCGGACACGGCCCGGACCACGCCGTGCTCGATCAACTTAGTAAAAATATCACTCGGCAGGGTATCACGACGTCCACCCTTAATTACCTCAGG CTGTGCGTTATATTGGAACCAATGCAGGAGTTGATGTCTAGGCATAAAGCTTACGCTCTTTCTCCGAGGGACTGTCTAAAAACGACGCTATTCCAAAAATGGCAGCGCATGGTCGCTCCACCTG AATCGCAAAGGCCGGCTAACAAGAGAAGAAAACGGAAAGGTTCAACCAGTGGCGCTAACAGTGCACCGCCAGTTCCTAGTAAAAAAAGATCTCCAGGACCAAATTTTTCTCTAGCATCTCAG GATGTGATGGTAGTGGGTGAGCCGTCGTTGATGGGAGGTGAATTTGGTGACGAGGACGAACGCCTTATTACACGATTAGAAAATACGCAATACGACGGTGGAGAGGTGGGCGGCTTTCACGCGGAGCAAGGAGCGTGGCATCCGCCCGGAGATCGACCTGGCGGAGGAGCCCCGCCGCCTCATCCCGACCAACCACCTGCAAAAAGTCCTCACTAG
- the Chi gene encoding LIM domain-binding protein 2 Chi isoform X3: MDRMDQGRHTPYFGQPDYRVYELNKRLQQRTEESDNLWWDAFATEFFEDDATLTLTFCLEDGPKRYTIGRTLIPRYFRSIFEGGVTELYYNMKHPKESFHNTSITLDCDQCTMVTHHGKPMFTKVCTEGRLILEFTFDDLMRIKSWHLAVRTHRELIPRSVVGHGPDHAVLDQLSKNITRQGITTSTLNYLRLCVILEPMQELMSRHKAYALSPRDCLKTTLFQKWQRMVAPPESQRPANKRRKRKGSTSGANSAPPVPSKKRSPGPNFSLASQDVMVVGEPSLMGGEFGDEDERLITRLENTQYDGGEVGGFHAEQGAWHPPGDRPGGGAPPPHPDQPPAKSPH; the protein is encoded by the exons GAGGCACACACCCTACTTTGGCCAACCAGATTATCGAGTCTACGAACTCAACAAGCGCTTGCAGCAGAGAACAGAG GAATCTGATAATTTGTGGTGGGACGCTTTCGCTACGGAGTTCTTTGAGGACGATGCCACTCTCACTCTCACGTTTTGCCTTGAAGATGGACCGAAGAGAtaca caaTAGGACGTACTTTAATACCAAGGTACTTCAGAAGTATATTTGAAGGCGGCGTTAccgaattatattataatatgaaacatCCGAAGGAATCctttcacaatacatcaattaCGCTCGACTGTGATCAATGTACAATGGTTACGCACCACGGTAAACCAATGTTTACCAAG GTATGTACGGAGGGTAGATTAATACTCGAGTTTACCTTTGACGACCTGATGCGGATAAAGTCGTGGCATTTGGCTGTGAGAACGCATAGAGAATTGATTCCAAGATCAGTAGTCGGACACGGCCCGGACCACGCCGTGCTCGATCAACTTAGTAAAAATATCACTCGGCAGGGTATCACGACGTCCACCCTTAATTACCTCAGG CTGTGCGTTATATTGGAACCAATGCAGGAGTTGATGTCTAGGCATAAAGCTTACGCTCTTTCTCCGAGGGACTGTCTAAAAACGACGCTATTCCAAAAATGGCAGCGCATGGTCGCTCCACCTG AATCGCAAAGGCCGGCTAACAAGAGAAGAAAACGGAAAGGTTCAACCAGTGGCGCTAACAGTGCACCGCCAGTTCCTAGTAAAAAAAGATCTCCAGGACCAAATTTTTCTCTAGCATCTCAG GATGTGATGGTAGTGGGTGAGCCGTCGTTGATGGGAGGTGAATTTGGTGACGAGGACGAACGCCTTATTACACGATTAGAAAATACGCAATACGACGGTGGAGAGGTGGGCGGCTTTCACGCGGAGCAAGGAGCGTGGCATCCGCCCGGAGATCGACCTGGCGGAGGAGCCCCGCCGCCTCATCCCGACCAACCACCTGCAAAAAGTCCTCACTAG